Proteins encoded within one genomic window of Halorussus salilacus:
- a CDS encoding alkaline phosphatase family protein — translation MIVLGLDGATLSLIEPWVESGRLPNFERLLDEGVGGELESTVPEITVPAWPAFATGREPTDLDMYGFTHFNRETRENDLSHDEFVPGKMWDAVDDQNGSAVVFNIPGSYPWQAIEGTIIAAAPEYKDEYAHPPERWDELQEVVGEYKLRNDERPGSRAYVDLSLELVDKRFEAFEHFVERDDPDLAVGLIRATDRVAHHYWGADSTPPADSGNPVFEVYRRVDERLGEFLDAHEDEDLVVMSDHGFEKVRAKFAPNVALERAGLVSLTESGDATKAALGTARDAASDLLGKVGLLTLARKLVPESALTGVPTGDALGLDNALSTGRIDWPETEALADVGQKTTLVYALADDPDEIERVCGVAERALGDAADAAGLDVRFERLDRGGPHTPDLAMVIETPEVHASSRFDAEEVLFEVDTSGHAREGIFLARGPSFRDGTVEGAHITDVAPTVLHALGYRIPESTTGEVLDVFAEGSDPAKRDPETYDFAGDDAVTGDGEGVAGDDEREGEVKDRLRELGYLE, via the coding sequence ATGATAGTCCTCGGACTCGACGGCGCGACCCTCTCGCTCATCGAGCCGTGGGTGGAGTCCGGCCGCCTCCCCAACTTCGAGCGCCTGCTCGACGAGGGCGTGGGCGGGGAACTGGAGAGCACGGTCCCCGAGATCACGGTCCCGGCGTGGCCCGCGTTCGCGACCGGCCGGGAGCCGACCGACCTCGACATGTACGGGTTCACCCACTTCAACCGGGAGACCCGCGAGAACGACCTGAGCCACGACGAGTTCGTCCCCGGCAAGATGTGGGACGCCGTCGACGACCAGAACGGGTCGGCGGTGGTGTTCAACATCCCCGGCTCGTACCCGTGGCAGGCCATCGAGGGGACGATAATCGCCGCCGCACCCGAGTACAAGGACGAGTACGCCCACCCGCCCGAGCGCTGGGACGAGCTTCAGGAGGTGGTGGGCGAGTACAAGCTCCGCAACGACGAGCGGCCCGGCTCGCGGGCCTACGTGGACCTGAGCCTCGAACTCGTGGACAAGCGCTTCGAGGCGTTCGAGCACTTCGTCGAGCGCGACGACCCGGACCTCGCGGTCGGACTGATTCGTGCGACCGACCGGGTGGCCCACCACTACTGGGGGGCCGACAGCACCCCGCCAGCCGATTCCGGCAATCCCGTCTTCGAGGTGTACCGGCGCGTCGACGAGCGCCTCGGGGAGTTCCTCGACGCTCACGAAGACGAGGACCTCGTGGTGATGAGCGACCACGGCTTCGAGAAGGTCCGGGCGAAGTTCGCGCCGAACGTCGCCCTCGAACGCGCCGGACTCGTCTCGCTGACCGAGTCCGGGGACGCGACCAAGGCCGCGCTCGGGACCGCCCGCGACGCCGCAAGCGACCTGCTCGGGAAGGTCGGCCTGCTCACGCTCGCCCGGAAGCTGGTGCCCGAGAGCGCTCTGACCGGCGTCCCGACGGGCGACGCCCTCGGCCTCGACAACGCGCTGAGCACGGGCCGCATCGACTGGCCAGAGACGGAGGCGCTCGCCGACGTGGGCCAGAAGACGACGCTGGTGTACGCGCTCGCCGACGACCCCGACGAGATCGAGCGCGTCTGCGGCGTCGCCGAGCGCGCGCTCGGCGACGCCGCAGACGCCGCGGGCCTCGACGTGCGCTTCGAGCGCCTCGACCGCGGCGGTCCCCACACGCCCGACCTCGCGATGGTCATCGAGACGCCGGAGGTCCACGCCTCCTCGCGGTTCGACGCCGAGGAAGTGCTGTTCGAGGTCGACACCAGCGGCCACGCCCGCGAGGGCATCTTCCTCGCTCGCGGCCCGTCGTTCCGCGACGGGACGGTCGAGGGCGCACACATCACCGACGTCGCGCCGACCGTCCTCCACGCGCTGGGCTACCGGATTCCCGAATCGACGACCGGCGAGGTCCTCGACGTGTTCGCCGAGGGTTCCGACCCCGCGAAACGCGACCCCGAGACCTACGACTTCGCGGGCGACGACGCGGTCACGGGTGACGGCGAGGGGGTCGCGGGCGACGACGAGCGGGAGGGCGAAGTAAAGGACCGGCTCCGGGAACTCGGCTATCTGGAGTGA